Within Candidatus Gastranaerophilales bacterium, the genomic segment ATCAGATTAAAACGAAGACGTCAAAATTTTATTACCCAATCGGACATAATAGAGGGAAAAAGGCGGATAAGAAGTGAAGGGGTGATATATTGAAAAACAAAAAAAATAGGGAACGATTGTTCCCCTAGGAATGTAAGTGGAAGTATTAGTAATTTGTTGCTGTAAGGGCAAAAAATGCTTTTGGGTGCGCACATACAGGACATTTTTCCAGCGCTTTTTCATTTTCGATTTTAAATCCGCAATTTAAGCATTCCCAAACAACAACTGCATCTTTTTCAAATACTTTGCCTGCTGTTATGTTATCATAGAGCTTTTGGTATCTTTCCTCATGAGTTTTTTCGATTGCAGCTACTTTTTCAAATAAAACAGCTATATCACTAAAGCCTTCTTCCTTGGCCTCTTTCGCAAAATTAGCATACATGCTTGTCCACTCGTAATTTTCGCCTTCTGCTGCATCTTTAAGGTTTTCAAGAGTATTTTCTCCTACTTTCCCGCCGTGTAA encodes:
- a CDS encoding ferritin family protein; amino-acid sequence: MMELKGSKTEKNLMEAFAGESQARNKYTYFASQARNEGYVQISKIFEETANNEKEHAKIWFKLLHGGKVGENTLENLKDAAEGENYEWTSMYANFAKEAKEEGFSDIAVLFEKVAAIEKTHEERYQKLYDNITAGKVFEKDAVVVWECLNCGFKIENEKALEKCPVCAHPKAFFALTATNY